In Promicromonospora sp. Populi, one genomic interval encodes:
- a CDS encoding GH92 family glycosyl hydrolase produces MSTVNGRARSRQAAALSGALALLLAVPSGVAVAAPDETASAEAATAETASGSAAQGNFATSFEEGDPAPLESTPAERNGAPWQENVGEFVVGLPGSVLGQVGEVTASGENLPNEGAANIADASSATKWLTFARTGWVTYEMTEPTVISAYALTSANDFADRDPQAWTLQGSTDGETWETVDERSGAEFAERFEQQIFELAETTAPYTWYRLDVTQNGGAGIVQLADWDLSADLDEQPTAQPMTTAVGSGPTTVSFTNKTGVGFTGTQSLRYDGGHLADGAAHATNVLYDDVNVRVRTGTRLSWKIFPELINDLQYPSTFAAVDLRFTDGTYLSDLGARDAHGTAATPAGQGAGKILYADQWNSVRVDLPRAARGKTIDQVLLGYNNDGGAAGTRFAGWLDDVAVEADSEEIDDSSLTNYVDTRRGTLSSGSFSRGNNVPATAVPNGFNFWTPLTNASSQSWLYEYQAANDDQNRPVLQGIGISHEPSPWMGDRNQLAFQPATGADVPDAGLTARGLAFDHADETARPDYYGVTFADGIKTEVTPTDHAAVLRFSFPRETPGDVGHVLVDRVAGSSALSFDAATGTLSGWVENGSGLSVGRTRMYVSGTFDRAPSSVGEAAGNRAGARYATFDTSGDRTVELRVATSFISLVQARANLDLEVTGRSFSKVQRAAEREWNDRLGVIETEGGSEAELVTLYSNLYRLNLYPNSQFENTGTARRPVYQYASPVTAPTGAATDTETNAEIVDGKIYVNNGFWDTYRTAWPAYSLLYPDIAAELVDGFVQQYRDGGWVARWSSPGYADLMTGTSSDVAFADAYLKGSLPTDVALDAYDAALKNGTVAPPNEAVGRKGLQASPFLGFTPEETHESVSWGLEGLINDFGIGNMAAALAEDRRTPRDRRETLREESEYFLERATHYGELFDPAVDFFQPRHADGEFLNAPEDYNPLTWGGGYTETSGWNFAFHAPQDPRGLGNLYGGQEGLEAKLDTFFATPEDATHTGGYGGVIHEMREARDIRLGQWGMSNQVSHHIPWLYDAAGAPSKTQEIVREVTRRLFVGSEIGQGYPGDEDNGEMSSWWIFAALGFYPLQVGSDQYAIGSPLFDKVTVDLPDGDLVINAKNNSVDNVYVQSLRVDGRTRTSTSLSQADLSGGARLDFVMGPEPSSWGTGENDAPPSLTEGDEPPTPARDATGTGTVTVADGDGDTPSAGLVDNTSDSRTTFATGTPTVTWDGSGTAATVGTYTLTSGVTGTAAPSAWRLEGSDDGETWTVLDERAGEEFRWALQTRTFQVEDPEAYGQLRLVVTASAGEGDLSLAELELLAEQGEGDDALPLAEATPDAQTRAANEAAAGEAEDAATGITVWAAPFCADGDSALRVLVDGAEGASVQVTSDFGSKTQRGSGELVFEAGSAQLGTGAVTAVVTATVDGQKATETVTAPYEAAACG; encoded by the coding sequence ATGTCCACAGTCAACGGCCGAGCCAGATCCCGGCAGGCCGCCGCGCTCTCGGGCGCGCTAGCCCTGCTGCTCGCGGTACCGTCCGGCGTCGCGGTCGCGGCGCCGGACGAGACCGCGTCCGCCGAAGCCGCGACCGCAGAGACCGCGTCCGGAAGCGCAGCCCAGGGCAACTTCGCCACCTCCTTCGAGGAGGGCGACCCGGCCCCGCTGGAGTCCACCCCGGCCGAGCGCAACGGCGCGCCCTGGCAGGAGAACGTCGGCGAGTTCGTCGTGGGGCTGCCCGGCAGCGTGCTGGGCCAGGTCGGCGAGGTCACCGCGAGCGGCGAGAACCTGCCGAACGAGGGCGCGGCGAACATCGCCGACGCCTCGTCCGCCACCAAGTGGCTGACGTTCGCGCGCACCGGCTGGGTCACCTACGAGATGACCGAGCCGACGGTGATCTCGGCCTACGCCCTGACCTCCGCCAACGACTTCGCCGACCGGGACCCGCAGGCCTGGACGTTGCAGGGCTCGACCGACGGCGAGACCTGGGAGACGGTCGACGAGCGCAGCGGCGCGGAGTTCGCCGAGCGGTTCGAGCAGCAGATCTTCGAGCTGGCCGAGACCACGGCGCCCTATACCTGGTACCGGCTCGACGTGACCCAGAACGGCGGCGCGGGCATCGTGCAGCTCGCCGACTGGGACCTGTCCGCCGACCTGGACGAGCAGCCCACCGCGCAGCCCATGACCACCGCCGTCGGCTCCGGACCCACCACCGTGAGCTTCACCAACAAGACGGGCGTCGGGTTCACCGGCACCCAGTCCCTCCGGTACGACGGCGGCCACCTGGCCGACGGCGCCGCGCACGCGACGAACGTCCTGTACGACGACGTCAACGTGCGCGTGCGGACCGGCACCCGGCTGAGCTGGAAGATCTTCCCCGAGCTGATCAACGACCTGCAGTACCCCTCGACGTTCGCCGCCGTGGACCTCAGGTTCACCGACGGCACGTACCTGTCCGACCTCGGCGCGCGCGACGCCCACGGCACCGCCGCGACGCCGGCCGGGCAGGGCGCGGGCAAGATCCTGTACGCCGACCAGTGGAACTCGGTGCGCGTAGACCTCCCGCGGGCCGCGCGGGGCAAGACGATCGACCAGGTGCTGCTCGGCTACAACAACGACGGCGGAGCGGCCGGCACCCGGTTCGCGGGCTGGCTCGACGACGTCGCGGTGGAGGCAGACTCGGAGGAGATCGACGACTCCAGCCTCACCAACTACGTCGACACCCGCCGCGGCACGCTGTCCAGCGGGTCGTTCTCGCGCGGCAACAACGTCCCGGCGACGGCCGTGCCGAACGGGTTCAACTTCTGGACGCCGCTGACCAACGCCTCCTCGCAGTCGTGGCTGTACGAGTACCAGGCCGCGAACGACGACCAGAACCGCCCGGTGCTGCAGGGCATCGGCATCTCGCACGAGCCGAGCCCGTGGATGGGCGACCGCAACCAGCTCGCCTTCCAGCCCGCCACCGGCGCGGATGTGCCCGACGCCGGCCTGACGGCACGCGGCCTCGCGTTCGACCACGCGGACGAGACGGCGCGCCCCGACTACTACGGGGTGACCTTCGCCGACGGGATCAAGACGGAGGTGACGCCGACGGACCACGCGGCGGTGCTGCGCTTCAGCTTCCCGCGCGAGACCCCCGGCGACGTCGGGCACGTGCTGGTCGACCGGGTCGCCGGGTCCTCGGCGCTGTCGTTCGACGCCGCGACCGGCACCCTGAGCGGCTGGGTCGAGAACGGCAGCGGCCTGTCCGTGGGCCGGACCCGGATGTACGTGTCGGGCACGTTCGACCGGGCCCCGTCGTCCGTGGGCGAGGCCGCGGGCAACCGCGCCGGCGCCCGCTACGCCACGTTCGACACCAGCGGCGACCGCACGGTCGAGCTGCGGGTGGCGACGTCGTTCATCTCTCTGGTGCAGGCGCGGGCCAACCTCGACCTGGAGGTCACGGGCCGCTCCTTCTCGAAGGTGCAACGCGCCGCCGAGCGTGAGTGGAACGACCGCCTCGGCGTGATCGAGACCGAGGGCGGCAGCGAGGCCGAGCTGGTCACGCTCTACTCGAACCTGTACCGGCTGAACCTGTACCCGAACTCGCAGTTCGAGAACACCGGCACCGCCCGGCGCCCGGTGTACCAGTACGCCAGCCCCGTCACCGCGCCGACCGGCGCGGCGACGGACACAGAGACCAACGCCGAGATCGTCGACGGCAAGATCTACGTGAACAACGGGTTCTGGGACACGTACCGCACGGCCTGGCCCGCATACTCCCTGCTGTACCCGGACATCGCGGCCGAGCTGGTCGATGGTTTTGTGCAGCAGTACCGCGACGGCGGCTGGGTCGCGCGCTGGTCCTCGCCGGGCTACGCGGACCTGATGACGGGCACGTCGTCCGACGTCGCGTTCGCCGACGCCTACCTCAAGGGCTCGCTGCCCACCGACGTGGCGCTGGACGCCTACGACGCGGCGCTGAAGAACGGCACTGTGGCCCCGCCGAACGAGGCGGTGGGCCGCAAGGGTCTTCAGGCCTCGCCGTTCCTCGGCTTCACGCCCGAGGAGACGCACGAGTCGGTCTCCTGGGGGCTGGAGGGCCTGATCAACGACTTCGGCATCGGCAACATGGCCGCTGCCCTGGCCGAGGACCGGCGCACACCCCGCGACCGCCGCGAGACGCTGCGGGAAGAGTCGGAGTACTTCCTGGAGCGCGCCACGCACTACGGCGAGCTCTTCGACCCGGCGGTCGACTTCTTCCAGCCCCGGCACGCCGACGGCGAGTTCCTGAACGCGCCGGAGGACTACAACCCGCTCACCTGGGGCGGCGGCTACACCGAGACCAGCGGCTGGAACTTCGCCTTCCACGCGCCGCAGGACCCGCGCGGCCTCGGCAACCTGTACGGCGGCCAGGAGGGTCTGGAGGCCAAGCTCGACACGTTCTTCGCCACGCCCGAGGACGCCACGCACACCGGCGGCTACGGCGGCGTCATCCACGAGATGCGCGAGGCGCGGGACATCCGGCTGGGCCAGTGGGGCATGAGCAACCAGGTCTCGCACCACATCCCGTGGCTTTACGACGCCGCGGGGGCGCCGTCCAAGACCCAGGAGATCGTGCGCGAGGTCACCCGGCGCCTCTTCGTCGGCAGCGAGATCGGCCAGGGTTACCCGGGCGACGAGGACAACGGCGAGATGTCGTCATGGTGGATCTTCGCCGCGCTCGGCTTCTACCCGCTGCAGGTCGGCTCCGACCAGTACGCGATCGGCTCGCCGCTGTTCGACAAGGTGACGGTCGACCTGCCCGACGGCGACCTCGTCATCAACGCGAAGAACAACTCCGTGGACAACGTCTACGTGCAGTCCCTGCGCGTGGACGGCCGGACGCGTACGTCGACGTCGCTGTCCCAGGCGGACCTGTCGGGCGGCGCCCGGCTGGACTTCGTGATGGGTCCGGAGCCGTCGTCGTGGGGCACCGGCGAGAACGACGCGCCGCCCTCGCTCACCGAGGGCGACGAGCCGCCCACCCCGGCGCGGGACGCCACCGGGACGGGCACCGTGACGGTGGCGGACGGCGACGGCGACACCCCGAGCGCTGGGCTCGTGGACAACACGTCGGACTCGCGCACCACGTTCGCCACCGGGACCCCGACCGTCACCTGGGACGGGTCCGGCACGGCCGCGACGGTCGGCACGTACACGCTGACCTCGGGTGTCACGGGCACGGCTGCGCCGTCCGCCTGGCGACTGGAGGGTTCGGACGACGGCGAGACCTGGACCGTGCTCGACGAGCGCGCCGGCGAGGAGTTCCGCTGGGCGCTGCAGACGCGGACGTTCCAGGTCGAGGACCCGGAGGCCTACGGGCAGCTGCGGCTGGTCGTTACCGCGTCCGCAGGTGAGGGCGACCTGTCGCTGGCCGAGCTCGAGCTCCTCGCGGAGCAGGGCGAGGGCGACGACGCGCTGCCGCTCGCCGAGGCGACGCCGGACGCGCAGACCAGGGCCGCGAACGAGGCAGCGGCGGGCGAGGCCGAGGACGCGGCGACGGGTATCACGGTCTGGGCCGCTCCGTTCTGTGCCGACGGCGACAGTGCCCTGCGGGTGCTCGTCGATGGCGCCGAGGGGGCGTCGGTCCAGGTCACGTCCGACTTCGGGTCCAAGACGCAGCGCGGCTCCGGGGAGCTCGTCTTCGAGGCGGGCTCGGCGCAGCTCGGCACCGGTGCGGTGACGGCCGTCGTCACGGCGACGGTCGACGGCCAGAAGGCGACGGAGACGGTGACCGCACCGTACGAGGCGGCCGCGTGCGGCTGA
- a CDS encoding LacI family DNA-binding transcriptional regulator: protein MNRRPTLAVVAEAAGVSLKTASRVLNGEPNVAAATRERVQDAAASLGFRRNAVAADLARGGFSRLVGFITGDLGNQFYSALASGIERELREHGLQLLTASSDEDPEREGSLTGELLERRVGALIVTPAGADHSALRGEIAAGLPVVVVDRPAAGMDVDTVIIDNRGGTRAATRHLLDHGHRRIAFVGDDPHLWTYQERSAEFLATMADAGVAGAERWVRSGAHSAAAARELVVELLSAPEPPTAVLAANNRATVGTLQALRDVPGGRDIAVVGFDDFELADLLGITVVAYDAVEMGRRAAELAVARSAEPDRTVERVMLPTRVLARGSGERGPVDNAAR, encoded by the coding sequence ATGAATCGTCGTCCGACGCTGGCGGTGGTCGCCGAGGCGGCCGGGGTGAGCCTGAAGACCGCGTCCCGCGTGCTCAACGGCGAGCCCAACGTGGCCGCCGCGACCCGCGAGCGGGTGCAGGACGCCGCCGCCTCGCTCGGCTTCCGGCGCAACGCGGTGGCCGCCGACCTCGCCCGTGGGGGCTTCTCGCGGCTGGTCGGGTTCATCACCGGGGACCTCGGCAACCAGTTCTACTCCGCGCTGGCCAGCGGCATCGAGCGCGAGCTGCGGGAGCACGGCCTGCAGCTCCTGACGGCGTCGTCCGACGAGGACCCCGAGCGCGAGGGCTCGCTGACGGGCGAGCTGCTGGAACGCCGGGTCGGCGCGCTCATCGTCACGCCCGCGGGAGCGGACCACTCGGCGCTGCGCGGTGAGATCGCCGCCGGCCTGCCGGTGGTGGTGGTGGACCGGCCGGCGGCCGGGATGGACGTCGACACGGTGATCATCGACAACCGCGGCGGCACCCGCGCGGCCACCCGGCACCTGCTCGACCACGGGCACCGGCGCATCGCCTTCGTCGGCGACGATCCGCACCTGTGGACCTACCAGGAGCGCAGCGCCGAGTTCCTGGCCACGATGGCGGACGCCGGGGTGGCCGGCGCCGAGCGGTGGGTCCGGTCCGGTGCCCATTCCGCCGCGGCCGCCCGGGAGCTGGTGGTCGAGCTGCTCTCGGCGCCCGAGCCGCCCACGGCCGTGCTCGCCGCGAACAACCGGGCCACGGTCGGCACGCTCCAGGCGCTGCGCGACGTGCCCGGCGGCCGCGACATCGCCGTCGTGGGCTTCGACGACTTCGAGCTTGCCGACCTGCTCGGCATCACGGTGGTCGCCTACGACGCCGTGGAGATGGGCCGCCGCGCCGCCGAGCTGGCGGTCGCACGGTCCGCGGAGCCCGACCGGACGGTGGAGCGGGTAATGCTGCCGACCCGGGTGCTCGCGCGGGGAAGCGGGGAGCGCGGGCCTGTTGACAACGCTGCCCGTTGA
- a CDS encoding sugar ABC transporter permease yields MTAVWQRVRGGSNLLPIAAALVCIWIVLGAITPAFLAPENLVNLTLQSAPVGVIALGVVLVLLVGEIDLSVGSLSGLAAAVVAVGSVILGWPVALAILAALACGAVVGLGYGLLSARLGLPSFVFSLAGLLFLAGVQLRVLGPLGSINLPFESWFVLLVQQGFLPTGVAWALVAVVVVASATLQLATRARRRRADLPCASVPQVVVRTLVLAAVLSLIVAYLGTARGIGYSVVLFALLVVVMDVLLRRTRWGRAVRAVGGDRRAALLAGIPVRRTVVLCFVACSTLAALGGVLAAGRLGAANQGTGGADTYLVAIAAAVIGGTSLFGGRGSAWSAVLGVLVIQSVANGLTLMNVDQAAQYMVTGAVLLVAIIIDMVLRKRREV; encoded by the coding sequence GTGACCGCCGTCTGGCAGCGGGTGCGCGGCGGGAGCAACCTCCTGCCCATCGCCGCCGCGCTCGTGTGCATCTGGATAGTGCTCGGCGCGATCACCCCCGCGTTCCTCGCCCCCGAGAACCTCGTCAACCTCACGCTGCAGAGCGCGCCCGTCGGCGTCATCGCCCTCGGCGTCGTCCTGGTGCTCCTGGTCGGCGAGATCGACCTGTCGGTGGGCTCGCTCAGCGGGCTCGCCGCGGCCGTCGTCGCCGTCGGATCGGTGATCCTCGGGTGGCCGGTGGCGCTCGCGATCCTCGCCGCCCTGGCTTGCGGGGCGGTGGTCGGGCTGGGCTACGGGCTGCTCTCGGCGCGGCTCGGGCTGCCCAGCTTTGTGTTCTCCCTGGCCGGGCTGCTGTTCCTCGCCGGGGTGCAGCTGCGGGTGCTCGGGCCGCTGGGGTCGATCAACCTGCCGTTCGAGTCCTGGTTCGTGCTCCTGGTGCAGCAGGGCTTCCTGCCGACCGGGGTGGCCTGGGCGCTGGTGGCCGTCGTCGTCGTCGCCTCCGCGACGCTGCAGCTCGCCACCCGGGCCCGACGCCGCCGCGCGGACCTCCCGTGCGCGAGCGTGCCGCAGGTCGTCGTGCGCACGCTCGTCCTGGCCGCGGTGCTGTCCCTGATCGTGGCCTACCTGGGCACGGCGCGCGGGATCGGGTACTCGGTGGTGCTCTTCGCGCTGCTCGTCGTCGTCATGGACGTGCTGCTGCGCCGCACCCGCTGGGGGCGCGCGGTCCGCGCGGTGGGCGGCGACCGGCGGGCGGCGCTCCTGGCCGGGATTCCCGTGCGGCGTACCGTCGTCCTGTGCTTCGTGGCCTGCTCGACCCTCGCCGCGCTCGGCGGGGTGCTCGCGGCCGGCCGGCTGGGCGCGGCGAACCAGGGGACCGGGGGAGCGGACACGTACCTCGTGGCGATCGCGGCCGCCGTGATCGGCGGCACCAGCCTGTTCGGCGGGCGGGGCAGCGCGTGGTCGGCGGTGCTCGGGGTGCTCGTCATCCAGTCCGTCGCCAACGGGCTCACCCTGATGAACGTCGACCAGGCGGCGCAGTACATGGTGACCGGGGCCGTCCTGCTGGTGGCCATCATCATCGACATGGTGCTGCGCAAGCGACGTGAGGTCTGA
- a CDS encoding ATP-binding cassette domain-containing protein, protein MSDPVLSLRGVSKRFGGVRALVDVDADVHEHEVLAVVGDNGAGKSTLAGVLAGAHRPDAGQVLLDGRPVVLGSPGAARALGIAAVFQELALVDDLDVVENLFLGHETLRGPLLDEVAMEREAWRLLDQLAASVPSVRDPIRTLSGGQRQVVAVARALLGSPRVVILDEPTASLGVRQTAEVLNLIVRLRERGHAVVLVSHQAGDLQAVADRIIVLRLGRVHDVFDGDASYEDLLAAMTGAVRPGAKDAGTTRTTRTVRP, encoded by the coding sequence ATGAGCGACCCGGTGCTCTCCCTGCGAGGCGTCTCCAAGCGGTTCGGCGGTGTGCGCGCCCTGGTCGACGTCGACGCGGACGTGCACGAGCACGAGGTGCTCGCCGTCGTCGGCGACAACGGGGCGGGCAAGTCCACGCTCGCGGGCGTGCTCGCGGGCGCCCACCGGCCCGACGCCGGCCAGGTGCTGCTCGACGGCCGCCCCGTGGTGCTCGGCTCGCCCGGCGCGGCCCGCGCCCTCGGCATCGCCGCGGTGTTCCAGGAGCTCGCGCTGGTGGACGACCTTGACGTCGTCGAGAACCTGTTCCTCGGCCACGAGACCCTGCGCGGGCCCCTGCTCGACGAGGTAGCCATGGAGCGCGAGGCGTGGCGCCTGCTCGACCAGCTCGCCGCCAGCGTGCCCTCGGTGCGCGACCCGATCCGCACGCTGTCCGGCGGGCAGCGCCAGGTCGTCGCGGTGGCCCGCGCCCTGCTCGGCTCGCCGCGCGTGGTGATCCTCGACGAGCCGACCGCGTCCCTCGGTGTGCGCCAGACCGCCGAGGTGCTCAACCTGATCGTCCGGCTGCGCGAGCGCGGGCACGCCGTCGTCCTGGTCAGCCACCAGGCGGGCGACCTGCAGGCCGTCGCCGACCGCATCATCGTGCTGCGCCTCGGCCGCGTGCACGACGTGTTCGACGGCGACGCCTCCTACGAGGACCTGCTCGCCGCCATGACGGGCGCTGTCCGGCCCGGGGCCAAGGACGCCGGCACGACTCGCACGACTCGGACGGTGCGCCCGTGA
- a CDS encoding substrate-binding domain-containing protein encodes MTSTSTSTSAELRRRLVGAAAGLALALALAGCSPVAASGPAGPDGAAYEGTIGLLLPEAQTARYEASDRPTFVSVTSRRCPGCTVLYANAGQDAAVQLQQAESMLAQGAKVLVLDAVDTIAAAGIVVQAERLGAQVIAYDRFLDGADYYVSYDFEFIGFLLGSALVGAVNQRAEESADGSAEEDRPGVLLVHGSATEPNALAIAAGTRRALEGEDIDVLAEHYTPDWSPAKATDWTEAMLTRFPGQVDGILAANDGIAGGAIAAAKAAGLDPVPVTTGQDGELAAVQRILAGDQYMTVYKATDQQAQTAAELAVRVLRGEHPRTTAVIKGVPTQLLAPRAVGAADVEHVIVDGHVYSTDEICVPAYEEACERAGLIGEDVR; translated from the coding sequence ATGACCAGCACCAGCACCAGCACCAGCGCTGAACTGAGGCGGAGGCTGGTCGGGGCGGCCGCCGGACTGGCGCTCGCGCTTGCGCTCGCCGGTTGCTCGCCCGTCGCGGCGTCCGGGCCGGCCGGGCCGGACGGAGCCGCCTACGAGGGGACGATCGGGCTGTTGCTGCCGGAGGCGCAGACCGCGCGGTACGAGGCGTCCGACCGCCCCACGTTCGTGTCCGTCACCAGCCGCCGCTGCCCGGGCTGCACCGTGCTGTACGCCAACGCGGGCCAGGACGCCGCCGTGCAGCTCCAGCAGGCGGAGTCGATGCTCGCCCAGGGCGCGAAGGTCCTGGTGCTCGACGCCGTCGACACCATCGCCGCCGCGGGGATCGTGGTGCAGGCCGAGCGGCTGGGTGCCCAGGTGATCGCCTACGATCGCTTCCTGGACGGTGCGGACTACTACGTCAGCTACGACTTCGAGTTCATCGGCTTCCTCCTGGGCTCGGCCCTGGTCGGCGCCGTCAACCAAAGAGCAGAAGAAAGCGCTGACGGCAGTGCTGAAGAAGACCGACCCGGGGTGCTGCTGGTGCACGGTTCCGCGACCGAGCCCAACGCGCTCGCGATCGCGGCCGGAACCCGCCGCGCCCTCGAGGGAGAGGACATCGACGTGCTCGCCGAGCACTACACGCCAGACTGGAGCCCGGCCAAGGCCACCGACTGGACCGAGGCCATGCTGACCCGGTTCCCGGGGCAGGTCGACGGCATCCTCGCGGCCAATGACGGCATCGCCGGCGGCGCGATCGCGGCGGCGAAGGCCGCAGGGCTCGACCCCGTGCCGGTCACCACCGGGCAGGACGGCGAGCTGGCCGCCGTACAGCGCATCCTGGCGGGCGACCAGTACATGACCGTCTACAAGGCGACCGACCAGCAGGCGCAGACGGCCGCCGAGCTTGCGGTGCGTGTGCTGCGCGGCGAGCACCCGCGCACGACCGCCGTCATCAAGGGTGTACCCACCCAGCTCCTGGCGCCCCGCGCAGTGGGCGCGGCCGACGTCGAGCACGTGATCGTCGACGGGCACGTCTACTCCACCGACGAGATCTGCGTGCCCGCCTACGAGGAGGCCTGCGAGCGAGCGGGCCTGATCGGGGAGGACGTCCGATGA
- a CDS encoding ROK family protein — protein MLGGRALHGRSGVAGEIGHVSVDEHGPVCRCGNRGCLEMLVGAPSLLAMLPPEAGHLTLADLVTRARDGDAGSRRVVFDAGRHLGVALANLCNLVDPDVVVIGGTLAEAGDLLLEPLRTSLGQRVVATSRGPVEVVPSALGADAGVRGALAAALDQARMFGSLGVGS, from the coding sequence GTGCTCGGCGGCCGGGCCCTGCACGGCAGGTCCGGGGTGGCGGGCGAGATCGGGCACGTGTCCGTCGACGAGCACGGCCCGGTCTGCCGCTGCGGCAACCGCGGCTGCCTCGAGATGCTCGTCGGCGCGCCCAGCCTGCTCGCGATGCTCCCGCCCGAGGCGGGGCACCTCACCCTCGCGGACCTCGTGACCCGGGCGCGCGACGGCGACGCGGGCTCGCGCCGGGTCGTGTTCGACGCCGGACGCCACCTCGGCGTCGCCCTGGCCAACCTGTGCAACCTCGTGGACCCCGACGTCGTGGTGATCGGCGGCACCCTCGCCGAGGCCGGCGACCTGTTGCTCGAACCGCTGCGCACCTCCCTCGGCCAGCGTGTGGTCGCCACCTCGCGGGGCCCGGTCGAGGTGGTCCCCTCGGCGCTGGGCGCCGACGCGGGCGTGCGCGGCGCGCTGGCGGCGGCCCTGGACCAGGCCCGCATGTTCGGCTCCCTGGGAGTGGGCTCATGA
- a CDS encoding ABC transporter substrate-binding protein, producing MTATVATAAVLGLTLAACGSGGTGGETDAEGGGEQVEVFTWWAAGSEKAGLDALVGVFNEQHPDIEFINGAVAGGAGSAAKDLLQTRLQAQDPPDTFQAHAGLELQDYIDAAQIEDVSDLYDEFGLTDVFPADLVDRLSSDDGAIYSIPSNIHRANVLWANPTVLEDNGIDPEATYEDLDAWIADLETLDAAGVTALSVATTWTQVNLLETVLLADLGAEGYNGLWDGTTDWEGAEVTAALEDFETLMSFTNDDRDGLDWPEATQLVIDGGAAFNVMGDWAVAAFEEQDKVLGTDFTAAPVPGTDGTFDFLADSFTLPVGAPDAEGARAWLETVGSLEGQVAFNQAKGSIPARTDADPADFSEYQQTAIESFANDTIVSSLAHGAATPVATLNAISDATSKFTTGASDLAGYQSELAAAAQG from the coding sequence ATGACCGCGACGGTGGCGACAGCCGCTGTTCTCGGTCTCACGCTGGCCGCATGCGGCAGCGGCGGCACAGGTGGCGAGACCGACGCCGAGGGCGGCGGCGAGCAGGTCGAGGTGTTCACCTGGTGGGCTGCAGGCTCCGAGAAGGCCGGCCTGGACGCCCTCGTGGGTGTGTTCAACGAGCAGCACCCCGACATCGAGTTCATCAACGGCGCCGTTGCCGGTGGTGCAGGCTCGGCGGCGAAGGACCTGCTGCAGACCCGTCTGCAGGCGCAGGACCCGCCCGACACGTTCCAGGCCCACGCCGGCCTGGAGCTGCAGGACTACATCGACGCGGCGCAGATCGAGGACGTCTCCGACCTCTACGACGAGTTCGGCCTGACCGACGTCTTCCCGGCCGACCTGGTCGACCGGCTCTCCTCGGACGACGGCGCGATCTACTCGATCCCGTCGAACATCCACCGGGCGAACGTCCTCTGGGCCAACCCGACGGTGCTCGAGGACAACGGCATCGACCCCGAGGCCACCTATGAGGACCTCGACGCCTGGATCGCCGACCTGGAGACGCTCGACGCGGCCGGTGTGACGGCACTGTCGGTCGCCACCACGTGGACGCAGGTCAACCTGCTGGAGACCGTGCTGCTCGCGGACCTCGGCGCCGAGGGCTACAACGGCCTGTGGGACGGCACGACCGACTGGGAGGGCGCTGAGGTCACTGCCGCCCTCGAGGACTTCGAGACGCTCATGAGCTTCACCAACGACGACCGGGACGGTCTGGACTGGCCCGAGGCCACCCAGCTCGTCATCGACGGCGGCGCGGCGTTCAACGTCATGGGCGACTGGGCGGTCGCCGCGTTCGAGGAGCAGGACAAGGTCCTCGGCACGGACTTCACGGCGGCCCCGGTCCCGGGCACCGACGGGACGTTCGACTTCCTGGCCGACTCGTTCACCCTGCCGGTCGGCGCTCCCGACGCGGAAGGCGCGCGGGCCTGGCTCGAGACCGTCGGCTCCCTGGAGGGTCAGGTCGCGTTCAACCAGGCAAAGGGTTCCATCCCGGCCCGGACCGACGCCGACCCGGCCGACTTCTCGGAGTACCAGCAGACCGCCATCGAGTCGTTCGCGAACGACACGATCGTGTCCTCGCTGGCACACGGCGCGGCCACCCCGGTCGCGACGCTGAACGCGATCTCGGACGCGACGAGCAAGTTCACGACCGGTGCCTCCGACCTGGCGGGTTACCAGTCCGAGCTGGCTGCCGCCGCACAGGGCTGA